In the genome of Magnolia sinica isolate HGM2019 chromosome 2, MsV1, whole genome shotgun sequence, one region contains:
- the LOC131236430 gene encoding F-box protein FBW2-like — MKKRLCNGVNSESWWQGLSPEIFALIVARIPSDEIARTIPFVSRSWRDLIDGPDSWSVIDIEQWCRRCNRTDVIDPVVRKLVRRSKGMVRCISAYKLGYSAFSFLASSGKHLEVMKMPVSSVTDKMVAKHVASFSNLTVIDVSYCLHITCRGLEAFGKQCKSLIHLRRNMPPPEIELGGESPAQKVDDDEALAIADTMPGLLHLELSYGRFTDLGLDAILTKCKALHHLDIRGCWNVKLTGDLEEKCEMIDIFRSPWDDEYDDASSSDDGNEAATSSDFSD; from the exons ATGAAAAAGAGGCTCTGCAATGGCGTCAACAGCGAGAGCTGGTGGCAAGGCCTGAGTCCCGAGATCTTCGCACTCATCGTCGCCCGTATTCCGTCCGACGAGATTGCTCGGACAATCCCATTCGTCTCCCGCTCGTGGCGCGATCTCATCGACGGGCCCGACTCCTGGTCCGTGATCGATATCGAGCAATGGTGCCGGCGCTGCAACCGCACCGACGTTATCGACCCTGTTGTTCGGAAGCTCGTCCGCCGCAGCAAAGGCATGGTCCGGTGCATCTCCGCCTACAAGCTTGGATACTCCGCCTTTTCTTTCCTAGCAAGCTC tGGGAAACACCTGGAAGTTATGAAGATGCCAGTGAGCAGTGTGACTGACAAAATGGTGGCAAAGCATGTAGCATCATTTTCAAACTTGACAGTCATAGATGTCAGTTACTGTTTGCATATAACCTGCAGAGGGCTTGAGGCCTTTGGAAAGCAATGCAAGTCACTGATCCACTTGAGGAGGAACATGCCCCCACCAGAAATCGAGTTAGGTGGAGAAAGCCCCGCCCAGAaggtggatgatgatgaggcattGGCTATAGCCGATACGATGCCGGGTCTTCTCCACCTTGAGCTCTCATATGGCCGCTTCACTGATCTTGGGCTTGATGCCATCCTCACCAAGTGCAAGGCACTCCACCACCTTGACATTCGAGGGTGTTGGAATGTGAAACTCACAGGTGATCTTGAGGAGAAGTGTGAAATGATCGATATCTTTAGAAGCCCTTGGGATGATGAATATGATGATGCAAGCTCCTCAGATGACGGCAATGAAGCAGCTACTTCCTCCGACTTTTCGGATTAG